Proteins from a single region of Nitrospinota bacterium:
- a CDS encoding bacteriohemerythrin produces MTRLISAALLTIAISWPTFVYAAEEAAYTPKNPAVLATLADDDTVKTLSANWLEKQKSEEAAGVDVSGKPSFSAAFWIVIVAVMVLIVAPLVVSFGAAAKKTSISLKLYNSHGSLVILALILGVTGYLYISRLTSVSALDKSFLGLNNMVNKLNLAQSNFLLYGFKSKGYADKQVSQIKSIVEEFGADFKNIQADSHAGPEELAIVDKMRESTSSYEKSFGSMVKAYTAMYDAHMKSDLLSDEIASSLSDEKGGSGALIRLRQVETAKAQFDVHKKLSNVEEMADELSRFMPQAGSIKGADQYKQLLVQLVKQTAEVERETAKMSGVVATMRGLTMAGMKQLGGKADTLFTEANTASSVLIVMALMVGIIPTVIVTRSITLPMGQVVHMIQEMGKGHLEERLNLGRSDEIGQMSKAMDDFADNLQYEVVAALEHLAEGDLTFEAMPKDQKDAIMGAVKRTVEDLNNLMVQINMGGDHIASGSAKLSESSQALSQGASQQASALVQITSSLEHIASQTGKNADNASQANKLAHHSLGAAQEGNSRMKDMVAAMAEINQSSQNIFKIIKVIDEIAFQTNLLALNAAVEAARAGKHGKGFAVVAEEVRNLAARSAQAAKETAELIEGSVTKTKNGAEIADNTAAALELIVAEVTKVTSLVGDIAESSNRQAQGISEVNRGLGEIDKVTQRTSSIAEGTASSAMELSNQAVRLKNMLSRFKLYENGSMAPKALAAAPEPAARAALHAQKAESAKKEAPRPFTAPSAASSQRIKWDPAIYATGVFEMDEQHKRLIHILNTLYDHEHSGDTKLVGETLGSLLEYAKTHLSDEEELLQKVKFPEYTAHKKLHTDLLNDVTRLYGDYAEGRTPSILKLLGFLRNWLNNHIQRDDRKYGDFIAKNEGAALAAPRNSGAKKVISLDDDDFSSF; encoded by the coding sequence GTGACCAGGTTAATATCCGCAGCGCTATTGACTATCGCCATTTCATGGCCCACTTTCGTTTATGCCGCCGAAGAAGCCGCTTACACGCCCAAAAACCCGGCGGTCCTGGCCACGCTGGCGGATGACGACACCGTTAAGACCCTTTCCGCCAACTGGCTGGAAAAGCAGAAAAGCGAGGAGGCGGCCGGGGTGGACGTTTCGGGCAAGCCGTCGTTCTCCGCGGCCTTCTGGATAGTGATCGTGGCGGTGATGGTGCTCATCGTGGCTCCGCTGGTGGTCTCCTTCGGCGCGGCGGCCAAGAAAACGAGCATAAGCTTGAAGCTGTACAACAGCCATGGGAGCCTTGTGATCCTGGCGCTGATACTGGGGGTGACCGGATATCTGTATATCAGCAGGCTGACGTCGGTTTCCGCGCTGGACAAAAGCTTCCTCGGCTTAAACAACATGGTCAACAAACTAAACCTGGCGCAAAGCAACTTCCTGCTGTACGGCTTTAAGAGCAAGGGCTACGCGGACAAGCAGGTGTCGCAGATAAAGTCCATCGTGGAGGAGTTCGGGGCCGACTTTAAGAACATACAGGCGGATTCCCACGCGGGGCCAGAGGAGCTTGCCATAGTGGACAAGATGAGAGAGTCCACCTCCAGCTACGAAAAGAGCTTTGGCAGCATGGTGAAGGCGTACACCGCCATGTATGACGCCCATATGAAAAGCGACCTTTTGTCCGATGAGATCGCGTCGTCCCTTTCCGACGAAAAGGGGGGCTCCGGCGCTCTTATAAGGCTTCGGCAGGTGGAGACGGCCAAAGCCCAGTTCGACGTGCATAAGAAACTTTCCAATGTGGAGGAGATGGCCGATGAATTGAGCCGGTTCATGCCGCAGGCCGGTTCGATAAAGGGGGCCGACCAATATAAGCAGCTCCTTGTCCAGCTTGTAAAGCAGACGGCGGAGGTGGAGCGGGAGACGGCGAAGATGTCCGGCGTGGTGGCCACTATGCGCGGGCTGACCATGGCCGGGATGAAACAGCTTGGGGGCAAGGCGGACACGTTGTTCACCGAGGCGAACACCGCCTCTTCCGTGCTTATCGTGATGGCGCTGATGGTGGGCATAATCCCGACGGTGATAGTGACCCGCTCGATCACCCTTCCCATGGGGCAGGTGGTGCACATGATCCAGGAAATGGGCAAGGGGCACCTGGAAGAGCGGCTCAACCTTGGCCGGTCGGACGAAATAGGGCAGATGTCCAAGGCGATGGACGATTTCGCGGACAACCTGCAGTATGAGGTGGTGGCGGCGTTAGAGCACCTGGCGGAGGGGGATTTGACCTTCGAGGCGATGCCCAAGGACCAGAAGGACGCCATCATGGGCGCCGTGAAAAGGACGGTGGAGGACCTGAACAACCTGATGGTCCAGATAAACATGGGGGGGGACCATATCGCCTCCGGGTCGGCCAAGCTGTCCGAATCGAGCCAGGCGCTCTCGCAGGGCGCCTCGCAGCAGGCCTCGGCGCTGGTGCAGATAACAAGCTCGCTGGAGCATATCGCCTCTCAGACCGGGAAGAACGCGGACAACGCCTCCCAGGCCAACAAGCTGGCGCATCACTCGCTGGGGGCGGCGCAGGAAGGCAACTCCCGGATGAAGGACATGGTGGCCGCCATGGCGGAGATAAACCAGTCCAGCCAGAACATATTCAAGATCATCAAGGTGATAGACGAGATCGCGTTCCAGACCAACCTGCTTGCGCTCAACGCGGCGGTGGAGGCGGCCCGGGCCGGCAAGCACGGCAAGGGTTTTGCCGTGGTGGCCGAAGAGGTGCGAAACCTGGCCGCCCGCAGCGCCCAGGCGGCCAAGGAGACGGCGGAGCTTATTGAAGGTTCCGTCACCAAGACCAAGAACGGCGCCGAGATAGCCGACAACACCGCGGCGGCCCTGGAGCTTATCGTCGCCGAGGTGACCAAGGTGACCAGCCTCGTGGGGGACATAGCCGAATCGTCCAACCGCCAGGCGCAGGGGATCAGCGAGGTGAACCGCGGCCTTGGCGAGATAGACAAGGTGACCCAGCGCACAAGCTCCATCGCCGAGGGGACCGCTTCTTCGGCCATGGAGCTTTCCAACCAGGCCGTGCGGCTCAAGAACATGCTGTCGCGCTTCAAGCTGTATGAAAACGGATCAATGGCGCCCAAGGCGCTGGCCGCCGCGCCCGAACCCGCCGCCAGGGCGGCCTTGCATGCGCAAAAGGCGGAATCCGCCAAAAAAGAGGCGCCCAGGCCCTTCACCGCGCCTTCCGCCGCATCCAGCCAGAGGATAAAGTGGGATCCTGCCATATACGCCACCGGCGTGTTCGAGATGGACGAGCAGCACAAGCGGCTTATCCACATATTGAACACGCTTTACGACCATGAGCATTCCGGCGACACAAAGCTTGTCGGCGAGACGCTAGGCTCCCTGCTCGAATACGCCAAGACGCACCTGTCCGACGAGGAAGAGTTGCTCCAGAAGGTGAAATTCCCTGAATACACGGCGCACAAGAAGTTACACACCGACCTGCTCAACGACGTGACCAGGCTGTATGGGGACTACGCCGAGGGGCGCACCCCCAGCATTCTCAAGCTGCTGGGATTCCTGCGCAACTGGCTGAACAACCATATCCAGCGGGACGACAGGAAATACGGCGACTTTATCGCAAAGAACGAAGGGGCCGCCCTCGCCGCGCCAAGGAACTCTGGCGCGAAGAAGGTCATCTCACTGGACGACGACGATTTCTCCTCGTTCTAG
- a CDS encoding iron-sulfur cluster assembly accessory protein encodes MITVSQKAAEQILKVQTESGAAGKNLRIAIAGSGCGGPQYQLGFDTQGEGDARFDSNGISVLVDPNSLTQLTGSEIDFADGAYGPSFVVNNPNAPKSCGCGKSGC; translated from the coding sequence ATGATCACTGTGAGCCAGAAAGCCGCCGAACAGATACTCAAAGTCCAGACCGAATCGGGCGCCGCCGGTAAAAACCTGCGGATCGCCATCGCCGGAAGCGGATGCGGCGGGCCCCAATACCAGTTGGGTTTTGACACTCAAGGCGAGGGGGACGCGCGGTTCGACTCCAACGGCATATCGGTGCTTGTGGACCCCAACTCCCTGACGCAACTGACCGGATCGGAAATAGACTTCGCGGACGGGGCCTATGGCCCTTCGTTCGTCGTCAACAATCCCAACGCCCCCAAAAGCTGCGGCTGCGGCAAGTCCGGCTGCTAG
- a CDS encoding TauD/TfdA family dioxygenase, whose amino-acid sequence MKPAGSPFNLDDRETYERWKFRKLAESPKSIGDLMVEVADPARITKAERAAILERIVRANMAIYITGKGEDPDREIPRAVMRQFNAVRYDKNPEADETGVTTITPKEDIAATAGYDYIPYSFKPIQWHTDGYYNPPERLVRSLILHCVKNAARGGENELMDHEMLYILLRGKNPDYIRALMMEDAMTIPARMEGGTVARPDQPGPVFRVDPADGSLAMRYTHRIKSVVWKKEAREAMEAIRAILAAPSPYILRGTLEPGWGLLCNNALHTRAAFEHNQSGMERTMYRIRSFDRLR is encoded by the coding sequence ATGAAACCGGCCGGTTCGCCATTTAATCTGGACGACAGGGAGACTTACGAGCGGTGGAAATTCCGCAAGCTCGCGGAAAGCCCGAAGTCCATCGGCGACCTTATGGTGGAAGTGGCCGATCCCGCAAGAATAACCAAGGCCGAGCGGGCCGCCATACTGGAGCGAATAGTCAGGGCAAATATGGCCATATACATCACCGGCAAGGGCGAAGACCCGGACAGGGAGATACCCCGCGCCGTGATGCGGCAGTTCAATGCGGTCCGATACGACAAAAACCCGGAAGCGGACGAAACAGGCGTCACCACCATCACCCCGAAAGAAGATATCGCCGCCACCGCCGGATACGATTACATCCCGTACAGCTTCAAGCCGATCCAGTGGCACACGGACGGATATTACAACCCGCCGGAACGGCTTGTGCGCTCGCTGATCCTCCATTGCGTCAAGAACGCCGCCCGGGGAGGGGAGAACGAGCTTATGGACCACGAGATGCTGTATATACTGCTTCGCGGCAAAAATCCCGATTACATCCGCGCCCTGATGATGGAAGACGCCATGACAATCCCCGCCCGGATGGAAGGTGGAACCGTGGCCCGGCCGGACCAGCCGGGGCCGGTGTTCCGGGTGGACCCGGCGGACGGGTCGCTTGCGATGCGATACACCCACCGGATAAAAAGCGTTGTGTGGAAAAAAGAGGCCCGGGAGGCGATGGAAGCTATCCGCGCCATTCTTGCCGCCCCGTCGCCGTATATACTGCGCGGGACGCTGGAGCCGGGCTGGGGATTATTGTGCAACAACGCGCTTCACACCCGCGCCGCCTTCGAGCATAACCAAAGCGGCATGGAAAGGACGATGTACAGGATACGTTCGTTCGACAGGCTCAGGTGA
- a CDS encoding GNAT family N-acetyltransferase has protein sequence MFRQSAVVAAQNGARAKTCFCPPPQTCKRIVGLRIRPLDVEDDRSTFECGTQSLDRYFQKQVTQDIRRRVTKCFIAVASGHIIAGYYTLSAASVPLTDLPGGVKNKLPRYPSVPVVRLGRLAVDNNFKGRGLGGALLADALIRAGKSDVAAYALIADAKDESARKFYLHHGFIALPDSPATLFLPLASVKKL, from the coding sequence ATGTTTCGCCAAAGCGCTGTTGTCGCCGCCCAAAACGGCGCCCGCGCTAAAACGTGCTTTTGCCCGCCGCCGCAAACTTGTAAAAGAATAGTGGGCTTGCGCATCCGCCCCCTCGACGTTGAGGATGACCGCTCAACATTCGAATGCGGGACTCAATCGCTCGACCGTTACTTCCAAAAGCAAGTCACACAGGACATCCGCAGACGGGTGACAAAGTGTTTTATCGCCGTCGCAAGCGGCCACATCATAGCCGGTTACTACACATTGTCGGCGGCCAGTGTGCCGCTCACCGATCTGCCCGGCGGAGTTAAAAACAAGTTGCCGCGCTACCCTTCTGTGCCGGTGGTGCGCCTGGGCCGGTTGGCGGTGGACAATAATTTCAAGGGGCGGGGGCTCGGCGGCGCGCTATTGGCCGACGCGCTGATCCGGGCCGGCAAATCGGATGTGGCGGCATACGCCTTGATCGCCGACGCGAAGGATGAATCAGCGCGAAAATTCTATTTGCATCATGGATTTATCGCCTTGCCGGATTCGCCAGCGACATTGTTCTTGCCGCTTGCGTCTGTCAAGAAACTTTAA
- a CDS encoding DUF1778 domain-containing protein, whose amino-acid sequence MKTAISSARLEARISSGLHGMLKRAAELQGRTMTDFVVSAVQEAAERAIEQAGIIRLTMDDQECFAKALLSPPKTAPALKRAFARRRKLVKE is encoded by the coding sequence ATGAAAACAGCGATTTCCAGCGCCAGGCTTGAAGCCAGGATAAGCTCCGGCCTGCACGGCATGTTAAAACGCGCCGCCGAACTCCAAGGGAGGACCATGACCGATTTCGTCGTTTCCGCCGTGCAGGAAGCCGCCGAGCGGGCCATAGAACAGGCGGGGATCATCAGGTTGACCATGGACGACCAGGAATGTTTCGCCAAAGCGCTGTTGTCGCCGCCCAAAACGGCGCCCGCGCTAAAACGTGCTTTTGCCCGCCGCCGCAAACTTGTAAAAGAATAG
- the dnaE gene encoding DNA polymerase III subunit alpha has product MTLTKHSEFVHLHLHSEYSLLDGAIQFGPLLKKAAEFAMPAVALTDHGAMFGAFEFATKATKAGIKPIIGCEVYIAPASRFDRDPASSDQNSDRYYHLVLLATNRKGYQNLCRLVTAGYTEGFYYKPRVDKELLAAHSDGLIALSACLHGEVARHLSINNVAQAKTAADYYKSVFPGRFYLELQDHGMERQRAVNKLMVKLAGDMDLPLVATNDAHYLNRDDAAAHDALLCIGSGKALSDTNRLRYDGDQFYFKSPEEMFALFGEIPDALRNTIRIAEECNFTFDTGKYHLPRFPAPSDVTLDEYLEQMAAHELELRFIKAEKAGKPFPEAKKAEYVKRLKWELDTIGKMGFSGYFLITWDFIKYARDHGIPVGPGRGSAAGSMVAYALRITDIDPMEYGLIFERFLNPERISMPDIDIDFCMDRREEVINYVRDKYGGQTHVAQIITFGKMKAKAVIRDVARVLGMPYAEADKIAKLIPNELKITIDDALEREPRLKKLAEESPQVAQLVQISRSLEGTARHASTHAAGVVISPEPLTHFMPLFKPNQSSHDVTTQYQMSDIEKLGLLKMDFLGLRTLTVIDNAVKKIRATHEKAFDIGEVPLADQKTYELLGSAKTFGVFQLESSGMRDLIRKMKPTDFFDIIALVALFRPGPINSGMADQYVRRKHGHEKVELSFQQLEPVLRETYGVIVYQEQVMKIANMLAGFTLGQADSLRKAMGKKDANLMADLKGKFIDGAVGGGFNREKVETLWAQIEKFGEYGFNKSHSACYALVAYQTAYLKAHFPAEYMAALITSEMGDSDKVIRYIQECRDMGIKVLPPDVNESMNDFSVTPEGIRFGLAAVKGLGTSSVNAIIASREKNGKFTSYLNFAESVEASALNRRVMEALVKCGAFDSLEKSRSSLLASAEEVMASAQKTQRDREIGQFNIFGGAMEASPQKPAGAPEWSEKERLGYEKEALGFYISGHPLNEHSADLKRIATFNSSTIENAQNKAELRIGGVVIARKTQTTKKGDIMAYLTIEDLHGIMEVIVWPDTYAKTVELLDRDEPVFIKGTADVDDEKNTVKIIAQEIMAFTEAKERFANAVRVTMSTPGLEEETLKELKSVFERHKGKCPVSLHMVSPGRGEITIRARGVAVAPSDTFIASVEQIAGEESVYLE; this is encoded by the coding sequence ATGACCTTGACCAAACACAGCGAGTTCGTCCATCTCCACCTGCACAGCGAATACAGCCTGCTGGACGGGGCCATACAGTTCGGCCCGTTGCTCAAAAAAGCGGCCGAGTTCGCCATGCCGGCCGTGGCGCTCACCGACCATGGGGCGATGTTCGGCGCGTTCGAATTCGCCACCAAGGCCACCAAGGCGGGAATAAAACCGATCATAGGCTGCGAGGTGTACATCGCCCCGGCCTCCCGATTCGACCGCGACCCGGCATCTTCCGACCAGAATTCCGACCGCTATTACCACCTTGTGCTTCTGGCCACAAACCGAAAGGGTTACCAGAACCTTTGCCGGCTCGTCACCGCCGGGTACACGGAAGGCTTTTATTACAAGCCGAGGGTGGACAAAGAGCTTCTGGCCGCCCATTCCGACGGGCTCATCGCCCTTTCCGCCTGCCTGCACGGCGAGGTGGCGCGGCATCTTTCCATAAACAACGTGGCGCAGGCGAAGACGGCGGCGGACTATTACAAATCGGTGTTCCCCGGACGGTTCTACCTGGAGCTTCAGGACCACGGGATGGAGCGCCAGCGGGCGGTGAACAAGCTTATGGTAAAGCTTGCCGGTGACATGGACCTGCCGCTGGTGGCCACAAACGACGCCCATTACCTTAACCGGGACGACGCCGCCGCCCACGACGCCCTGCTTTGCATCGGCTCGGGCAAGGCTTTGAGCGACACCAACCGGCTCCGTTACGACGGGGACCAGTTCTATTTCAAGTCGCCCGAGGAGATGTTCGCGCTTTTCGGCGAGATACCCGATGCGCTGCGCAACACAATCAGGATCGCCGAGGAGTGCAACTTCACCTTCGACACCGGCAAATACCACCTCCCCCGCTTCCCGGCGCCAAGCGACGTGACGCTGGACGAATATCTGGAACAGATGGCCGCTCATGAACTGGAGCTTCGGTTCATAAAGGCGGAAAAGGCCGGAAAACCTTTCCCGGAAGCGAAAAAGGCCGAGTATGTAAAAAGGTTAAAGTGGGAGCTTGATACCATCGGCAAGATGGGCTTTTCGGGATATTTCCTTATCACGTGGGATTTCATAAAGTACGCGCGCGACCACGGCATCCCCGTCGGCCCGGGGCGCGGTTCCGCCGCAGGTTCCATGGTGGCCTACGCTCTGCGGATAACGGACATAGACCCGATGGAGTATGGCCTCATATTCGAACGGTTCCTCAATCCGGAGCGTATCTCCATGCCGGACATAGACATAGACTTTTGCATGGACCGGCGCGAGGAGGTAATAAACTACGTCCGGGACAAGTATGGCGGCCAGACCCACGTGGCCCAGATCATCACCTTCGGGAAGATGAAGGCGAAGGCGGTGATCCGCGACGTGGCGCGCGTGCTGGGCATGCCCTACGCCGAGGCGGACAAGATCGCAAAGCTCATCCCCAACGAGCTTAAGATAACCATAGACGACGCGCTGGAACGCGAACCGAGGCTTAAAAAACTGGCCGAGGAAAGCCCCCAGGTGGCCCAGCTTGTCCAGATTTCCCGCTCGCTGGAGGGGACGGCCCGCCACGCCTCCACCCACGCCGCCGGTGTGGTGATAAGCCCGGAGCCGCTCACCCACTTCATGCCCCTTTTCAAGCCGAACCAGTCCAGCCACGACGTCACCACCCAGTACCAGATGAGCGACATCGAAAAGCTGGGGCTTTTGAAAATGGACTTCCTGGGGCTTCGCACCCTCACGGTGATAGACAACGCCGTGAAAAAGATCAGGGCCACGCACGAAAAAGCGTTCGACATCGGGGAAGTACCGCTGGCCGACCAGAAGACTTATGAACTGCTGGGATCCGCCAAGACATTCGGCGTGTTCCAGCTCGAATCCTCCGGCATGCGCGACCTTATCAGGAAGATGAAGCCGACTGATTTCTTCGACATCATCGCCCTCGTCGCCCTGTTCCGCCCCGGCCCCATAAACTCCGGCATGGCCGACCAGTATGTGCGCCGCAAGCACGGCCACGAGAAGGTGGAGCTTTCGTTCCAGCAGCTCGAACCTGTGTTGCGGGAGACCTATGGGGTCATCGTGTACCAGGAGCAGGTGATGAAGATCGCCAACATGCTGGCGGGATTCACCCTGGGCCAGGCGGACAGCCTGCGAAAGGCGATGGGCAAGAAAGACGCCAACCTCATGGCCGACCTTAAGGGGAAGTTCATAGACGGGGCTGTGGGCGGCGGCTTTAACCGGGAAAAGGTGGAGACGCTGTGGGCGCAGATAGAAAAGTTCGGCGAGTACGGCTTTAACAAGTCCCACTCCGCCTGTTACGCCCTCGTGGCCTACCAGACGGCGTATCTGAAGGCCCATTTCCCCGCAGAGTACATGGCGGCGCTGATCACCTCGGAAATGGGGGATTCGGACAAGGTGATCCGCTATATCCAGGAATGCCGGGATATGGGGATAAAGGTGCTTCCGCCGGACGTGAACGAGTCGATGAACGATTTTTCGGTGACCCCGGAGGGTATCCGGTTCGGCTTGGCGGCGGTGAAGGGATTGGGGACATCGTCGGTGAACGCCATAATCGCATCGAGGGAGAAAAACGGAAAATTCACCTCGTACCTTAATTTCGCCGAGTCGGTGGAGGCCTCCGCCCTCAACAGGCGGGTGATGGAGGCGCTGGTCAAGTGCGGCGCGTTCGACTCGCTGGAAAAGTCCCGCTCGTCGCTTTTGGCGAGCGCGGAGGAGGTGATGGCCTCCGCCCAGAAGACGCAGAGGGACAGGGAGATCGGCCAGTTCAACATATTCGGAGGAGCGATGGAGGCGTCGCCGCAAAAACCTGCCGGCGCGCCGGAATGGAGCGAGAAAGAGCGGTTGGGCTACGAAAAAGAGGCGCTCGGATTTTACATATCTGGCCACCCGCTAAACGAACATTCCGCCGATCTCAAACGGATCGCCACATTTAACTCCTCCACCATCGAAAACGCCCAGAACAAGGCCGAGCTCCGGATCGGCGGAGTTGTGATCGCCCGCAAGACCCAGACCACCAAAAAAGGCGACATCATGGCCTACCTCACCATAGAGGACCTGCACGGAATAATGGAGGTGATCGTCTGGCCGGACACTTATGCGAAGACCGTTGAGCTTCTCGACCGGGATGAACCGGTTTTCATCAAGGGGACGGCCGACGTGGACGACGAGAAAAACACTGTGAAGATCATCGCGCAGGAGATAATGGCGTTCACCGAGGCCAAGGAGCGGTTCGCCAACGCGGTTCGCGTGACCATGTCCACCCCGGGGCTGGAGGAGGAGACGTTAAAGGAGCTTAAAAGCGTGTTCGAGCGGCACAAGGGGAAATGCCCGGTGTCGCTGCACATGGTCTCCCCCGGCCGGGGGGAGATCACCATCCGCGCCCGCGGCGTGGCCGTGGCCCCAAGCGACACGTTCATCGCCTCCGTGGAACAGATCGCCGGGGAAGAGAGCGTTTATCTGGAGTGA
- a CDS encoding FYDLN acid domain-containing protein, whose translation MAHPKFGDKYTCYQCGVKFYTMKKPEPVCPKCGADQRKAPKRPSTKAPKPIVVVDEFEGGEEEETTPLEDIETFPAEDEEGFVPGPDRLIIDDVPDEDY comes from the coding sequence ATGGCTCATCCAAAATTTGGCGATAAATACACCTGCTATCAGTGCGGCGTGAAGTTTTACACCATGAAAAAGCCGGAGCCTGTGTGCCCAAAATGCGGGGCGGACCAGCGCAAGGCGCCAAAACGCCCTTCAACAAAGGCTCCCAAGCCCATAGTGGTGGTGGACGAGTTCGAGGGTGGTGAAGAGGAAGAGACGACGCCGCTGGAGGACATAGAGACCTTCCCCGCCGAGGATGAGGAGGGCTTTGTGCCGGGGCCGGACAGGCTTATAATAGACGATGTGCCGGACGAGGATTATTGA
- the guaA gene encoding glutamine-hydrolyzing GMP synthase — protein MMTQHEKILILDFGSQYTQLIARRVREARVYCEIQPCNVPFGKIKAFGARGIILSGSPFYVTAADAPMVDKNVYGLGVPVLGICYGMQLTTHLLGGKVGKSAYREYGPAKMSCDTANPLFAGLSAEQDVWMSHGDRIEKAPDGFTTIAQTQNSPVAAMRHKDKAIYGIQFHPEVAHTPNGSVMLENFVYNICGCKGDWTMRSFISGQVETIREKVGSANVICGLSGGVDSSVAARLIHEAIGDQLTCIFVDNGLLREGEADMVMNAYARHFQIKVVKVDASQLFLGKLAGVADPQAKRKIIGPAFVDVFVAEANKIPNVKFLAQGTLYPDVIESVSFRGPSAVIKTHHNLELGELLHLDLIEPLRELFKDEVRALGEELGLPRDLVWRHPFPGPGLAIRVLGDVTEQKLSVLRKADTIILDELKKAGLYDSVWQAFGVFLPVKSVGVMGDERTYENVIAIRSVTSRDAMTADFAQIPFEVLGRMSNRIIGEVRGVNRVVYDVTTKPPGTIEWE, from the coding sequence ATCATGACCCAACACGAAAAAATCCTGATCCTCGATTTCGGCTCGCAATACACCCAGCTTATCGCCCGGCGCGTCCGGGAGGCTCGTGTATATTGCGAAATCCAACCGTGCAACGTCCCGTTCGGCAAAATCAAGGCGTTCGGCGCAAGGGGGATCATCCTCTCCGGCTCGCCATTCTATGTCACGGCGGCGGACGCGCCGATGGTGGACAAAAATGTGTACGGCCTGGGCGTCCCGGTGCTTGGCATATGTTATGGGATGCAGTTGACCACACACCTTCTTGGCGGGAAGGTGGGCAAATCGGCGTATCGTGAATACGGCCCGGCAAAAATGTCGTGCGACACGGCCAATCCGCTGTTCGCCGGCCTTAGCGCGGAGCAGGACGTTTGGATGAGCCATGGCGACCGCATTGAAAAGGCGCCGGACGGTTTTACGACCATCGCGCAGACGCAAAACTCCCCCGTGGCCGCCATGCGTCACAAGGATAAAGCGATATACGGCATCCAGTTTCACCCGGAGGTGGCGCACACGCCAAACGGCTCCGTCATGCTGGAGAATTTCGTTTACAACATCTGCGGCTGCAAAGGGGACTGGACGATGCGCTCGTTCATCTCCGGGCAGGTGGAGACTATCCGCGAAAAAGTGGGAAGCGCAAACGTGATCTGCGGCCTGTCCGGCGGGGTGGACTCCTCCGTGGCGGCAAGGCTCATCCACGAGGCCATCGGCGATCAGCTCACCTGCATATTCGTGGACAACGGCCTTCTGCGCGAAGGTGAGGCGGACATGGTGATGAACGCCTACGCCAGACATTTCCAGATAAAAGTGGTGAAGGTGGACGCATCGCAACTGTTCCTCGGCAAACTTGCCGGGGTGGCGGACCCGCAGGCCAAACGCAAGATCATCGGCCCGGCGTTCGTGGACGTGTTCGTGGCGGAGGCGAACAAGATACCCAACGTGAAATTCCTGGCGCAGGGGACGCTTTATCCGGACGTGATCGAATCGGTGAGCTTCAGAGGGCCGTCGGCGGTGATAAAAACACATCATAACCTGGAGCTTGGCGAGCTTCTGCATCTTGATTTGATAGAGCCGCTGCGCGAACTATTCAAGGACGAGGTCCGGGCGCTTGGCGAGGAGCTTGGCCTGCCGCGCGACCTGGTGTGGCGCCATCCGTTCCCCGGCCCCGGCCTTGCCATCCGCGTGCTTGGCGACGTGACGGAGCAGAAACTTTCCGTATTGCGCAAGGCGGACACGATCATATTGGACGAACTGAAAAAAGCGGGATTGTACGATTCGGTGTGGCAGGCGTTCGGCGTATTCCTGCCGGTGAAATCGGTGGGGGTGATGGGGGACGAGCGGACGTATGAGAACGTTATCGCGATCCGCTCGGTGACCAGCCGCGACGCGATGACAGCGGACTTCGCGCAGATACCCTTCGAGGTGTTGGGCCGCATGTCCAATAGAATTATCGGCGAAGTGCGCGGGGTGAACAGGGTTGTTTACGACGTGACGACAAAACCGCCGGGAACGATAGAGTGGGAGTGA
- a CDS encoding type II toxin-antitoxin system HicA family toxin, whose product MKPIPYREVRRKLIAAGFAERGTHGSHVKFYKKTTEGTLTVIVPKHSSEVPPGTIRSLLRQAMISENIFMDL is encoded by the coding sequence TTGAAACCAATTCCTTACCGGGAAGTCAGAAGGAAGCTGATCGCGGCCGGGTTTGCCGAAAGAGGGACACATGGAAGCCATGTAAAGTTCTATAAAAAAACCACAGAGGGCACATTGACAGTCATTGTTCCAAAGCATTCTTCCGAAGTTCCGCCCGGCACGATTCGCAGTTTATTGAGACAGGCGATGATCTCCGAAAATATTTTCATGGACTTGTAA
- a CDS encoding type II toxin-antitoxin system HicB family antitoxin, translating to MLKKYNAFVWHEDDWYIAQCVEVDVASHGHSTEEALLNLKEALELHFTPPIATITPGAYTLEVEVPV from the coding sequence ATGTTAAAAAAATACAACGCGTTCGTGTGGCATGAGGATGACTGGTATATCGCCCAGTGCGTGGAGGTTGACGTCGCCTCTCATGGCCATTCAACGGAAGAGGCCCTATTGAACCTGAAGGAGGCTTTGGAACTTCACTTCACGCCGCCAATCGCCACGATCACACCGGGGGCCTATACACTGGAAGTGGAAGTGCCGGTTTGA